A single window of Drosophila suzukii chromosome 3, CBGP_Dsuzu_IsoJpt1.0, whole genome shotgun sequence DNA harbors:
- the Edg78E gene encoding pupal cuticle protein Edg-78E: protein MYKYLFCLALIGCACADNINKDAQIRSFQNDATDAEGNYQFAYETSNGIQVQEAGNPNGARGAVAYVSPEGEHISLTYTADEEGYHPVGDHLPTPPPVPAYILRALEYIRTHPPAPAQKDQQ, encoded by the exons ATGTACAAATAT CTTTTCTGTCTGGCACTCATCGGCTGCGCCTGCGCCGACAATATCAACAAGGATGCCCAGATCCGTAGCTTCCAGAACGATGCCACCGATGCCGAGGGAAACTATCAGTTCGCCTACGAGACCAGCAATGGCATCCAGGTCCAGGAGGCGGGCAATCCCAACGGCGCCCGCGGGGCCGTGGCCTATGTGTCGCCCGAGGGCGAGCACATCTCGCTGACCTACACGGCCGACGAGGAGGGCTACCATCCGGTGGGCGACCACCTGCCCACTCCGCCCCCCGTTCCAGCCTACATCCTGCGCGCCCTGGAATACATCCGCACCCATCCCCCGGCGCCCGCCCAGAAGGATCAGCAGTAA
- the Cpr78Cb gene encoding pupal cuticle protein Edg-78E isoform X2, translating into MRYFLIGLVFLALIWVEADGRLVRVRRIRRLVGAGERDAQITDFRVSPSDDEGVFKYAFKTSNGIDVQAAGSPLETIGIYSYTSPEGLPIETRYIADELGFHVVGRHLPQPPPIPDYILRSLEYIRTHTEDGKLKKPQFF; encoded by the exons ATGCGATATTTT CTCATTGGCCTGGTGTTTCTGGCCCTCATTTGGGTGGAGGCGGATGGCCGTCTGGTGAGGGTTCGCCGTATCCGGAGATTGGTGGGTGCTGGTGAGCGGGATGCCCAGATAACGGACTTCCGGGTTTCGCCTTCGGATGATGAGGGTGTGTTTAAGTATGCCTTTAAGACCAGCAATGGCATAGACGTCCAGGCGGCCGGATCTCCACTGGAAACCATTGGGATCTATAGTTACACCTCGCCCGAGGGCCTTCCCATCGAGACACGCTACATAGCCGATGAACTGGGCTTCCATGTGGTGGGCCGACATCTGCCGCAGCCACCGCCCATACCCGACTATATCCTGCGATCCCTGGAGTACATTCGCACCCACACCGAGGACGGCAAGCTGAAAAAGCCCCAGTTCTTCTGA
- the LOC108012708 gene encoding uncharacterized protein — protein MSIDLNEALEMLVENLSKSIKPEQQSYMQDAAEISQKINDELININSIFKGSVYKWDQTYMFNFKPYPKTHVPILWIDIPFGIEPQKVFVHPDPRCRLFNLKAVVNHPVVQNGYVSGERLLNLFYLDLYRAVDRMHISTCKSGKMYNISAYFLKSHASKFEIVVKEYGKDGLEEDPTITYKFQLVFNFSNDSVVYLYMNNYFHQVEKYKVEASGRTSIKLLTNAKQLLLQLQVADKFLTVPAINYVLDTCVDLRVVSNTGDVLLSAIAGLIPLSESSGTLIYVFGKLLHFKQSGSVEMSELKALFGVVK, from the exons ATGTCTATTGACTTAAACGAGGCACTTGAAATGCTAGTGGAAAATCTATCAAAATCCATTAAACCTGAGCAGCAATCATATATGCAAGATGCAGCCGAAATATCCCAGAAAATAAATGATGAGCTCATCAACATAAATTCTATTTTCAAGGGCTCAGTTTATAAATGGGATCAAACAT ATATGTTCAACTTTAAACCATATCCCAAAACGCATGTTCCGATTTTGTGGATTGACATTCCATTTGGGATAGAACCTCAGAAAGTTTTCGTTCATCCCGATCCAAGATGCAGATTGTTTAATCTTAAGGCGGTTGTAAATCATCCAGTCGTTCAGAATGGATATGTGAGCGGGGAAAGACTGCTCAATCTGTTCTATTTGGATTTGTACAGAGCTGTTGACAGGATGCACATTTCCACTTGTAAGAGCggaaaaatgtataatatatcGGCTTACTTCCTTAAATCACATGCATCAAAATTTGAGATTGTTGTCAAGGAATATGGGAAGGATGGGTTGGAGGAAGATCCGACAATAACTTATAAGTTTCAACTCGTGTTTAACTTTTCCAACGATTCTGTCGTGTATTTATACATGAATAACTACTTTCACCAAGTCGAAAAATACAAGGTAGAAGCTAGTGGAAGGACCAGCATTAAATTGCTGACCAATGCAAAACAATTGTTGCTCCAATTACAAGTTGCAGATAAATTCCTTACTGTTCCAGCTATAAATTATGTACTCGATACTTGTGTGGATTTGCGTGTTGTTTCAAATACTGGAGATGTTTTGCTTTCG gcTATAGCAGGTTTAATACCGTTGAGCGAAAGTTCCGGGACCTTGATTTACGTCTTTGGAAAATTACTGCACTTCAAACAGTCGGGCTCTGTTGAAATGTCAGAGCTAAAGGCTCTTTTTG GCGTAGTTAAATAA
- the Cpr78Cb gene encoding uncharacterized protein Cpr78Cb isoform X1, producing the protein MPLKFNEAIELLFEDLSKNPTPEQQLYVDDADEISEKINQEFANINSIFKGTITNLNKIYFLTDIPIPKMNWLLFLKMPFKVEPQEVHIPGRDDSNVFNLKTSVHHPAVRNGHVIGEVLVNLFRLDLYRVIERISKVTCKSGKSYKLCYNMATDKEDIDTIEVYDAKHDEIRIWYGFVPVFSFSDDSVRYVVYNNFFLREKDSERAKKELTKCKIVHFLWLQLKICKYLPSSINIGQILGPTSLSPGGNAGDILLEVLGMTITIANNPGPLICVYEKLLQFKQSDSVEMPELKELFAFL; encoded by the exons ATGCCGCTAAAATTCAACGAGGCAATTGAATTGCTTTTCGAAGATCTATCTAAGAACCCGACACCTGAACAGCAACTTTACGTGGACGATGCAGACGAAATATCCGAGAAGATAAATCAGGAGTTTGCTAATATTAATTCCATTTTCAAGGGTACAATCACTAACTTGAACAAGATAT ATTTCCTCACCGATATTCCTATTCCGAAAATGAATTGGCTTCTTTTTCTTAAAATGCCATTTAAGGTAGAGCCACAGGAAGTGCACATTCCCGGTCGTGATGATAGCAATGTCTTCAATTTAAAGACATCTGTACATCATCCTGCAGTTCGTAATGGACATGTGATCGGTGAAGTGCTAGTCAACCTATTCCGTTTGGATTTGTACAGAGTTATTGAGCGGATTTCTAAGGTCACTTGTAAAAGTGGAAAATCTTACAAGCTCTGTTACAATATGGCCACAGATAAAGAAGACATAGATACAATTGAAGTTTATGACGCTAAGCATGATGAAATAAGGATTTGGTATGGTTTCGTTCCAGTGTTTAGTTTCTCTGACGATTCTGTCAGGTATGTCGTATACAACAATTTCTTCCTTCGTGAAAAGGATTCTGAGCGAGCAAAAAAAGAGCTAACCAAATGCAAAATAGTGCATTTTTTGTGGCTGCAATTAAAGATATGTAAATATCTTCCATCGTCCATAAATATTGGTCAAATACTCGGACCGACTTCCTTGTCTCCAGGTGGTAATGCCGGTGATATTTTGCTTGAG GTTCTAGGTATGACCATTACAATCGCAAATAATCCAGGACCCTTGATATGTGTTTATGAAAAATTGTTGCAGTTTAAGCAATCAGACTCCGTTGAAATGCCAGAGTTAAAGGAACTTTTTGCATTTCTCTAA
- the Cpr78Cc gene encoding pupal cuticle protein Edg-78E: MFKLTLCLLAALLLANVHADNINKDAVITRQDVDPADPEGNYNYAFETSNGIQAQESGNSNGATGNSNYISPEGIPISLTYIADENGFQPQGAHLPTPPPIPEAILRALEYIAAHPPQER, from the exons ATGTTCAAGCTA ACGCTCTGCCTCCTCGCCGCCCTGTTGCTGGCCAATGTCCATGCGGATAACATCAACAAGGATGCCGTGATCACCCGCCAGGACGTCGACCCTGCCGATCCCGAGGGCAACTACAACTATGCCTTCGAGACCAGCAATGGCATCCAGGCCCAGGAATCCGGCAACAGCAATGGTGCCACCGGAAACAGCAACTACATCTCCCCCGAAGGCATTCCCATCTCGCTGACCTACATCGCCGACGAGAACGGATTCCAGCCCCAGGGCGCTCACCTTCCCACCCCTCCTCCAATCCCAGAGGCCATCCTCCGCGCCCTGGAATACATTGCCGCCCACCCACCACAAGAACGTTAA
- the LOC108012777 gene encoding uncharacterized protein — translation MTPGTRRQKMLYFSQLRSLRWIFLLVVICLDVEPLPISKNHFQTETNIKNVIIPEENILIKETIPGYIVFSLPDGGHIRVIYHVDKYGLYTETVG, via the exons ATGACTCCAGGAACTAGACGTCagaaaatgttatatttttcCCAACTCAG GTCTTTACGTTGGATTTTCCTTCTTGTTGTGATTTGTCTGGATGTTGAGCCACTGCCGATTTCCAAAAACCATTTCCAAACTGAGACCAATATCAAGAATGTCATCATCCCAGAGGAAAATATTCTGATCAAAGAAACGATACCTGGATACATTGTATTCAGCCTACCCGATGGAGGACATATACGGGTGATATACCATGTGGATAAGTACGGATTATATACGGAAACCGTGGGATAA